One part of the Gossypium raimondii isolate GPD5lz chromosome 1, ASM2569854v1, whole genome shotgun sequence genome encodes these proteins:
- the LOC105774405 gene encoding zinc finger protein CONSTANS-LIKE 14, with protein MVSPVSEGKGAVPCDFCNEQIAVLYCRADSAKLCLFCDQHVHSANLLSRKHVRSQICDNCSSEPVSVLCSTDNLVLCQECDWDAHGSCSVSAAHDRTLVEGFSGCPSALELASVWGFDLEEKKTTDRNWNVCHQDLMMPAVESWLYETSLQEMMVPYESFGCYGETLKKQNTGSGKCKQVIYKQLVELMKRDLMCGGGGEGVGDGGGGGGGEENLASNVEQNGGFLTQQEVLQPLPEPGTETQTQALFTSLLMMQTQESERIVNGGNVVLNGNPNNQTSQIWDFKLGRLRGQEECSQSRLEEEVGYGGDAAFVIKNFSQCMKETSLTDNGNLMGYPPSKHDLASLNNNDSNHPGASQGPSTSESNNLPIPKPSSGSALGKPKGSTGCNDVHFSEQPFLVRPVDHTTLTATSKADRELLAQNRGNAMQRYKEKKKTRRYDKHIRYESRKARADTRKRVKGRFVKATEAPDD; from the exons ATGGTTAGTCCAGTTTCTGAAGGTAAAGGAGCTGTGCCGTGTGATTTCTGCAATGAACAAATAGCGGTTCTTTACTGCCGAGCAGACTCGGCCAAGCTGTGTTTGTTTTGTGACCAGCACGTACACTCAGCGAATCTGCTCTCTCGTAAGCACGTACGGTCTCAGATCTGTGATAATTGTAGCTCTGAACCGGTTTCGGTTCTGTGTTCGACCGATAATTTGGTGCTTTGTCAAGAGTGTGATTGGGATGCACACGGTAGTTGTTCCGTGTCGGCGGCGCACGATCGGACATTGGTGGAAGGGTTTTCTGGTTGTCCGTCGGCTTTGGAGTTGGCTTCGGTTTGGGGATTTGATCTGGAAGAGAAGAAAACGACGGATCGGAACTGGAACGTGTGTCATCAGGATTTGATGATGCCGGCGGTGGAATCGTGGTTGTACGAAACTAGCTTGCAAGAAATGATGGTGCCGTACGAGAGTTTTGGTTGTTACGGGGAGACGTTGAAGAAGCAGAATACCGGAAGCGGGAAGTGTAAACAGGTAATTTATAAGCAGCTCGTTGAGTTGATGAAAAGAGATCTCATGTGCGGCGGCGGAGGAGAAGGTGTTGGAGACGGTGGTGGTGGCGGTGGAGGTGAAGAGAATCTAGCGTCGAACGTCGAACAAAACGGCGGGTTTTTGACTCAACAAGAAGTTTTACAGCCGTTGCCGGAACCGGGAACGGAAACGCAAACGCAAGCTCTATTCACTTCTTTGCTTATGATGCAAACGCAAGAGAGTGAGCGCATCGTTAATGGAGGAAATGTGGTATTAAACGGTAATCCGAACAATCAAACTTCTCAG ATTTGGGATTTTAAGTTAGGACGATTGAGGGGTCAAGAAGAATGTAGCCAATCTCGATTAGAAGAAGAAGTTGGGTACGGTGGTGATGCAGCTTTCGTGATTAAGAATTTCAGTCAATGTATGAAAGAGACATCTTTGACTGATAATGGTAATTTGATGGGTTACCCTCCTTCAAAACACGATTTGGCTTCACTCAATAAT AACGACTCGAATCATCCAGGGGCAAGTCAGGGACCATCCACATCTGAGAGCAACAATCTACCAATACCAAAGCCATCATCAGGGTCAGCTCTTGGTAAACCCAAAGGCTCTACCGGTTGTAATGATGTTCACTTCTCCGAACAACCTTTCCTTGTGAGGCCGGTCGACCACACAACGCTAACTGCAACCAGTAAGGCGGATCGTGAGTTGCTGGCACAAAACAGAGGCAATGCCATGCAACGTTacaaggagaagaagaaaacaagaag GTATGATAAACACATACGATATGAATCGAGGAAGGCTAGAGCGGATACGAGGAAACGAGTGAAAGGTCGATTTGTGAAGGCTACTGAAGCTCCTGATGATTAA